The Arachis ipaensis cultivar K30076 chromosome B07, Araip1.1, whole genome shotgun sequence genomic interval TGCTTATACCCCATAATTGCCTCTTCAATAGTCCTGTTTCAATTTTCCATCCATTATTGTAATAGTAATAGTGTACAAAGAAAACATAAAGCAGTAACTTGTGTAACTTACTTGAATTTCATTAGTGACATCACAGGGCCAAATATTTCATCTTGTACTATAAGCATGTCCTCCTGAAAATGGTTGTTtaagaataaaagagaaatatttgACAACGTGATGATCAGTTGTCTTGTTTTCCTAAAGAAGGTTGATTCAAATATTTGACAACATGATGGTTGTTCTCACTGATCAACTGAACGTTTTTGCTGTGCTCTTCATTCGGAGACTAAAAATCAGAGGAAATCAAAGTCATAAAGAGATACATAATAAATATGGCAAGAAGATTTCCCTTCTGCAAGAATCTGCTTCCAATCTTGTTGCTTATTGGCATAGAGTGCAATGATATGGGGTTACTCACTTTGTTCAAAGCAGCCACCAATAAAGGCATGAGCAACCATGTGTTTGTTGCATATGCTTATGCTATTGCTACTATTGTTCTTATTCCTGCACCTTTCATCTCCAAAAGGTTAGAACTTATTAAATTGTTCTTGTTCCAAATTGATCATATGGTTAATTATTATGCTCTCACATCAACATGATATAATATATCTATCTTCATGTTTTGTTCATTTCTGTTTGCAGATCAAGAGTGGTTCCTCCACTCGGTTTCTCCATACTTTTCAAAATTGGCCTTCTTGGGATCATAGGGTAATAAAGGCACTCTAGCTTGATTACTTTAAAGTATGATCAAAGTAATTGTTATGCCCTGTTGGTATTAGAATATTGGATTTggatctttaattttaaattgcTGGTTGCACTTTAGAAAGTAAAATGCATAGTATTTAAAGTCATTAATTTTTCATCATAGATTAGATTTATTAAATTACAAATATATAtggaaaaaaatcaaataaaaaaaaaagagcagcATGTGTAAGAATGTTGTGTGCTGAATTTGTTGTTAATTTGCATTCGAACTGTATTAACTCTATTATGAATATTTCCTTCTTGCAGCCATTGATTTATTAGAGAGAATGAGGGAGGAAAGCAAAAAAGCATACCAATTTTTGACGTGGTGCCTTTGAAAGAGGCTCTAATTATACCAGAGTGTACAAGTTGAGATAGATACAGTTGCTTGGTCTAAGTAGATATTAAATAGAGAGCATAGTTATATTGTTCATGAATTATTTTTACCTTGTTTTAGTCTAGATTGTGGATCATAAAATTTGATATATTTAAgaattttcaatattttaaattctatatTCTATGTAGACATTGTTAATGGTTtggtatttatttgaaaaattaatctatgcttgattctttttaaattttgtggaaatataattatttataaaaattaagttTTAATAGTGGTAAATGTGAAATtagtaaaaatttataattataaaattaggaaCAACGACCGATTTAGTGACCAATTTATATTTAGTTCAGGAATTAGTGACCAATTTAGCGATCGATTTTAGATTTTTAAATCAGGCATTGGCGACTGATTTAGTGACCGAAAAGTTGGTCACCATTTAGCGACTGATTTACTcagcgaccgatttagcaacGGAAAATTTGGTCACCATTTAGCGACCGATTATGTTAGCGACCGATACTCTTTGGTAAAGGTTTGGTAGCCTTGTTAGAAAATTAAGCGACCGAAGTTGGTCGCTATTTTCTAATTAGCGACCAAGGTTTTAGTGACCTCCAGAATCggttgctaaatcggtcgctattccagtaatttcttgtagtgattattatcaataatttttttaataattataattcatatcttttttatattaacacataattttagtaattaaatatCTATTCTCATTAATGATTAATTATTTTCACACaaatatataaaataagtttttagtatatactTTTAATGATTAAATCCTGACTAAaacatatattttaataattattatgattcttttttatatttatgtGAATTAATAATTCTAATCATTCTAATATAgacaatattttaaaaaaaattatgtattaaATAATTAGAATCGTTaacatttaaataaaaaagaaggaATAATTATATATGTGGTGTAATTTAAATATAAcaatattaattagaaaagaattaattatccataatgatatttaatttattattctattaaaaaatcaATCNNNNNNNNNNNNNNNNNNNNNNNNNGGAACTAAAAATTTAAACGATatacaataaaaattaattaaggaATATAAGATTAGAGGTGAAACATCATATGTGACACATGATGATGTGTGTCTAATTTTTAAAATAGTTGATTTTAAAATGAATATTGATGGATAAATAtagatgaaagaaaaagaaatgaaggTAAAATAGTGTTacgaaaatttgaataaaaaagaaaaacatttaTAATAATGaagaaatagaaacaaaaaagtCAACATAAATGAAATCAATTAGTAATTATTTAGGAATTTGATGTTAGTTGAGATAATATGTGAAAAGTGAATATATAAAGTAATTAAgaaaaattaactgaagtattacaaattaaatttttatgttgttAAAATTGAATTATATAATATATAGGTTAAGGTGTTGgctaaataaatattaattgagTAGCATTTtgctttttaaaattaattattgagaAGAAGGTGATAAGGACATAGGCGAGAAACAAAAGAAGACAAAACGGAAATAAAAAGATAgaaatgaatttttttattagacCTCTAAATAATATGTTCTTAGCAATTTAAATTATCGAAAGGATGTTTTTACTAGATTTTTAAAGAATCTATCTTTGATAATCTAAATCAAAGGACAAAATTGAAAGAACTAACACTAAGAATTATTTTaggttgaattttttatttttttctgtaacAACCAAAGTAATTTACTCACCTCACTTGAATACATATAGAAAAACGTGTATAATAGTATCTataaaatttattcatcaaaagcTACTTAAAATATCTTACAATTTTTTTTGGGTAGATTACAAACTTTGTTTAAATAGATCCTTAATTGATCAATCTAAAATGGGCCAAATCTTCCTAGCATAAAACAATAAAAtctgaaattaaataaaagatatgattttaaaattgacTCTAACTAAATTTTTGAGTTAaatataaaatcctaaaaatatgATAATCAATTTAAATTAGATTTAATCTTATTAGAATATAccagttttgatttaaattttaagttcctaaaaaattttgacaaattctaacaacaaaataaaatttaattataataaaataaattcgaattttattcttttcaatgaACTTAAAAGGaacttttgaatttcttattgTTCTCATTTTGTCCAATGAAACTTATGAGTGCCGCCATTTCAAGACAACTCTTTTTGAGACGAACTCTTAGTCTCTTTAATGTCTAAGATTGACATAGTGTAAGTTTTTTAGTATTTGAATTCTTGAACATAACAAAATTATCATTCTGTTCTGACTTTAGAATAACAAAAATGCCCTCCTGAGCACATATTATTCTCTACCTCCTAAAAATAATTCATTCTCGAATTTGCATATATATCAAAAGGAGAAAAATTAAATACATCAATCACGACTAAAGTATAACACTCACCCATTAAATTTATCTTGTTGGTATTGTTGTTGATATACTCCAACACTTAGAATGTACCATCTTCTTTAGCACCAAGTatagtttttcaaaaaattcttcttttcttcaatgaatccaaacccaattttctagttcaaaaatcatattttgatGGCTCTTCTTTACTCATTGAATTTTGGCCATGTCCTTCTTGTTAACTATGTTATGAGCCTTTTCTTTAAATTTAGTCGTTTGCCTCTTACTTTCACCACCTAAAGTAACATCACTCAAAGTTAAAGGCATCAAATACAAACTAGTAAAAAGCATCCATAAATTCAGAGTTATTAATTGCATCATTATAAGAAAGCTCAATGTTTAACAAATAAGTATCCAAATCACTCTAAACATGCAAGATATGATCACCCAAATAACTAGCATAAGTTAGAACATAATTAATATGTTTGGAAAACAACTTAACAATGTGTGTGGAATGTTTAATATTTTGATATGCAATTTAAAATACTATCATACTAATTTTGTCTACAACAAGAAGTCAAGAACAATGCTATAATTATGTTTTTAAAACCAAGGAAAAACAAGCAGAAGATTTATAACAATATCAATCCATCTATGAGTAGAAATCACTACAAAAAAATCTGAGTACTGTTAAAATTACCAtcgaaaaaaatgaataaaaccaACGGTATAAACTTTGTCGGTAATCAGTTACCATCAAATTTTTTGTTCGACAGTAATCACCGTCAGATTCTGCAGTAGATTACCTGTCCGAAAAATCTTTTGGTTACCAGCGAATTTTTTCGATAATAATTTTGGTACCACAATATACTATTTTTTGCATTATTATCATCGGATTATACCTTCAGTAAATCCGACAGTAAtgtgaattttttaaaatattgtgacataattttggtaaaaaaaaatttaattttaattttttatttaaatttatttttcacattaTTAGTGGTCAAATATAAATAATAGAAACCAATTATGTAATATTATTAAATATCAaatgttcaaataaattaaaagtcaaatAAATCAAATACAATGAAATAGTAAAACAAAGCCCTAAACTATAAAGACTCTGGTAGTCGTTATCGTCGTCATTTCCGTGGTCTTGCTGAGGCGCGAAGAAGGATGTGATGTCTGTGTCCCACCACAGAACTACTGCCACCAGCAGCGCCTTTGCCACCAGCAGTGTCATTGCCACTAGCGCGCATCTGAGTCTAGTACACCGTCATCTGCTATTCCATCCGCTGAAGTCGCTCCAACTGCTCCCTCCACTCCAGCCTGAGCTCATCCGTGTCTGTCATTCATGTGAGGATCTTTTGATACCTCTCCTGAGTCTCGTTCAATTCCTGAGCCTATTCGTGAAGGCTCCAGGTGAGCTCCTGCACATGCAGCCTCAAATCAATGCCTTCCTCAAAATCGACGGCTCTATTGGTGGCAAAGGCAGACGTGGAGGTGTGGAGGCTACTAGTGAAGAATGACCCAACCCATATATGCAGCTCTTGTACGGTGCTGAGGCGGTCTTACGCTAAACTGCATCGGGATCGACGATTGAAGCAGTAGAGCCACTAGCGTCCTTCCCACTTTGCTGAGATTGTTGAGTTGTGGCCTCCAATCTCTATATGTAGGACTCCTGTATAACACATGTTATTATGATTAGAATGACAACTGTAtagttaattgaaaattttatatcaaaagatCAGATATGTACTCACATAATAATCTGCAGACCGCTGACCAGCaaatctctctttgttctcttttaAAGTGTAGGTATAGTTAAAGGTCTCCGCCAATATCGCATCGTGATCTAACGACTTCAACTTTACATGTTGAATTAAAACAATATGTTAAGATGCCTACTAATGACATATCAAAGAATATAACTAagttaatattaaaattagaAAAGTTATATACCAGCCTGACCTtagtcttcatgaaggtcgctgAGCTACTAGTATACTTGGACAACCTGGCCGATACCGCTGTTAGCTCTGTTTGTGAGACACCAATGCTTGAACCCCTCATCGGTCTCCCAATGAACGTATAGAGCCTTCTTGATTTTCGGGTAGAACCAAGAAGTAAGGTGGTCGCACCTCTCACGTACATCCTCCAACATCTGTTACAGTCGCCTACCCATACGATGGTCTTATATCTTCCTGATGATGAGATCGTGCTCCTTGTCCTATATAAAGTTCAACTGCACAAAAAAACTTTtaaattagttaatcaaaatatatcgtattaaacaaaataaaagatataaACTAGTCAAGAAGGTTTGACTATATTAAATTTTTACCTCCCACTTCTAAAATCATCGCTCTCTAGTCTTAGAGGGTATCTTCTTGTAGCTCGGCCATGGATAATCTTTCATTAACTCAATGACCTTGGTAATCTCCTGAGTACATACGTTGTTGTTTGACACAAACCTATCAACAATTTACAAACAAACCAATATGACAATATGAATTAAAACTTCAAAAGCAAATAACCATAATATATAAAGATTTTTTAGAAATTTCGGTAGAGTTTCATTTATAACTGGAATGCACTAAActataatcaataatcaataatcaataaacaAGATATATCAAACACTTTCAGCAATTCAAACCTATAACCCTAAATTTACTAAAACTAGTATCAATTATCAAGAATTACTAATCACGATATAGCAGACACTTCAGCAGTTCAAACATACAACCCtaaaactactaaaactagaatcaataatcaaCAATCAGTAATCACGAGTTATCAAACACTTTCAGCATATAAAAGACTTAAAGTTGTACTTACACCATTTTGCCATCAAGCCAAATCGTCAACCGTACGATGGgaggtggtggaggggcatcAGCTGGCTTGTTTCCGTGAGAGGACTTCGGCGTCGTGGCATCCGTCGCTAGAGGTGGCATCATCGAGACAGTGGGCTGCTAAGCGGATGGAGGCAACGTCGTAGCTGTAGACACAGGGATGTAGTTGGGGTTCGGGATTATGATGAACGGCTGGTCCGATGCACCGATAACCTATTACGTCATCGGCGTAGTCAGAGTAGAGGAAGAGGATCCAGAATTCCCAATGATACCAGCATAAATCCTCTTTCTACCACAACCACGACCACGACCACTAGGCTGATCCATAACACCTCTACTAGTTGTCATGTCTGCGAAGAGCATATACCAATAAAAAATGTGGTAAACATATTCTCTAATCATTCAAAATGCTTAATCAAAATAAACTATGTTAAAATTAGTTAAAGAAATATATTATCCAAAGATTTAATTTAAATCAAGTTTCATTGCAATcgctttaaaattaaattttatacaaTTTTTCAAAGTTCTGCCCTTGTCCTAGCAATTTCTGAAAAATAGCATGCAGCAAGGTTTTtacaaaaaattatgaaaaaatcaATTCTAACTTATAAAACACTTAAAGTAGTACTTACGCCATTCCTCCATTAGGCCAAATCGTCACCCGTACGATGGGAGGTGGTGGAGGGGTATTAGCTGGCTGGCTTTTGTGAGAGGATTCCAGCGATGCGGCATCCGTCGTTGGAGGCAGCATCCGTCGTTGGAGGCGGCGTCACCGAGATAGTGGGCTGCTGAGCGGATGGAGGCGGCAGCGTCGTCATGAAGCTACAACCTGTGACGTCACTGGGGTAGTTAGAGTAGAGGGAGAGGATCCAGAATTTACAGCGATACTGGCAAAAATTCTCCCTCTACCATAACCACGACCACGACAACTAGGCTAATTTACAACACCTCTACTAGTTGTCATGTCTGTGAAGAGCATATACCAATTAAAAATATGGTAAACATATTCACTAATCATTCAAAATGCTGAATCAAAATAAACTACGTTAAACTTAGTTAAAGAAATACATTCTCCTAAGCTTTAATTTAAATCAAGTTTCATTACAATTgctttaaaattgaaattgtacAATTTTTCAAAGTTTTGTCCCTGTCCTAGCAATTTCTGAAAAATAATAGGCAGCAAAGTTTTTACAAAAATCATGAaaaatttaattctaatttatCGCTCTTAAATTTTGGTAGAGTTATACTAGACACCTCCAAGTTTGATTTCAAATAAGTTTCAGATTCATATCACATTATATGAAAAAGTTATGTAACTTTAAATTCTGTtctgttttaattttttcaatagtTATTAAGGGAACATACAAGGGTCCAAATCCTAATCCACCCACCAAGAGGCTTCAAGCATTGTTATTAAGCAACTCCAATACTCATATTTGCTAAACTTTCAAAGCATTCAAAATTTGTAAAACAAACAAACCCTAAATCAtatcatttattttaatttgttcatCGTCAAACCAATttttataaattctctaattgattctaaattatcatctaattgAAGCACAAGTaacttgaaaaggaaattaagccaccaaaaaataattttcaaataaaagattaagaacaaattaacaataatgaaaaaaatatataatgaaaACT includes:
- the LOC107610151 gene encoding WAT1-related protein At3g28050, which gives rise to MARRFPFCKNLLPILLLIGIECNDMGLLTLFKAATNKGMSNHVFVAYAYAIATIVLIPAPFISKRSRVVPPLGFSILFKIGLLGIIGH